GCATCAGAAGGCGATCGTGCTCACGGTGCTCGGCGGGGGCGGTGGATCGTCGTTCGTCGGCAAGGCCGCCGGCCGCAGCGGGGCGCATCTGGGCAAATTGCTGACCAACTCCGTTCCCACCACGACGATCCGGTCCATCAACCGGGTGCTCGGCTACAACTTCATCACCAAGTACGGCACCCGCCAAGGTGTGCTCGTGTTCGGCCGCGCCGCTCCCTTCGGAATCGGCATGGCCATCGGCGCCGGCGGCAACCTGGTCATGGCACAGACGGTGATCAAGGCGACCCGCAAGGCGGCCGACACCGCTCGACAGGTGCGCTGACCGCGGCCCTACCGGATCGTGCCTGCCTACGCGCGCCATCTCATACGGCAGTGACAACCGCGTCGTCTTGGCGTCTCTGTCCTCGACCGGAGACTGCGAGACACCTCATAACGCCGGACTCTGATGCCAGCTGCGCGCGATGCACTCTCGATCCGAGAAGGTCGACCCGACCGTTCTCCCTCGGAAAGGACTTGTCGATACACCGGGGAGCACGACTACCCCGTACTCTCCGCGGGTTTCGGTGCATCACAGGCTATGTTCTCGTTACTGCCTGCGTCGCCGTTGGTGCGCAGGCACAGCATGAGGGCGTGTTCGGCGCGGACCAGTTCCTCGAGCTGCGCGGAAGAAAGTTCGTCCTCGGGTGCAGGCAGGTAGTCGACCAGCAGCAGGACATCGGTGGGAGCATCGCGTACCCGATCGAGCCACGGATCGCTCCACACCCGCTGCACTACGTCGAGACCGGCATGTGAAATCGGATCGACGGCCCTCGGTACGGCGGGGACCGTGACCGAAACTACCTCGGCTTCCTGGACCCAGATCGCGCCTCCGATAATGGTGTCGACAATCTCGACGACCGGCTCGAACGCCTGCGACCACCGCGCTCCGGGAAGATGGAGTGTCACAGACAGGCCGGTGTCATCACTGCTGCGTGCGACTTCGAGCGGAACGCCGGCGCCATCCGCGACGGTCTGTGCCTGCCGCTGGATGTAGTCGAGCGCAGCGGTTGCCGGATCGCTGTGGCGCAGCAGGGTCAGCAGGTCTTCGAGCAGCGCCAACCGGGCGGCGTTGGGGCCGGCACGCCAGGCATCGATATGTTCTCCGACCTGTTGGGGTGGTACCTCCGCGCCGTGGAAAGGGGTGTTCTGGATACTCCACTGGCGTACCGCTGCCCGACGATGCTCGGTCAGCACGGTCTCGTAGAAGGCGATCAGGCGGGCGGCGATCGCCGTGACCGAACCGGGGACCAACTGTGCTCGCGCCCGAGCCCAGCGCCGGTATCCGTCGTAGTCACCGGTTGCGAGCAGGTCGACACCGAGGGTGCCTGCGAGGATGCGCTTGCCGGTACGGATGTGCTGGTCGGGGCCGCGACGTTGGTATTCGAAGTCGTAGCCGACCTTCACCCGGGCGCAGTATTGCTGCAGCTGTGTCGACGAATCGGTTGGCGGTTCGAACGAGCGGAGCCAATCGGCCACCGTCTGGGGTTGGCGCTCCATGAGCAGGTCACCGTTGGCGCGCCACGCCGCGGCCGCGACGGCTTGGGCGACTTCTTGGCGTCGGGACTCAACTGTGCCAGGCCCTTGCTGCGGAGTACCCCTGCTTCCAGCGGTATCGCGGCGAACAAGGGGAGCACGACCACGCGTGACCAGACTGCCCTCGCCAGGTCGTCGACCAGTTGCCATACGATCCTGCGATGGGATCGTATGGCCCGGCATGGGTGGTTGGTCAGCGAGGTGCTCACCTATTTTCAGGTGAGCACCTCGGTGACTCGCAGAAGCGAGCCGACGTGCATCGGTGATAGCTGCAGCACAGGGACGCCGTTACGGTCTATCGGACCGTCGCATATCCCGAGGACCGTCGTGCGGCAACACTGATGACTCTGGCCGCACGGCTACCTGCCGAAAACCCGCTCTGCTGAGCCTGTCCCCGGTAATTCCGCAGAGCTCCCGGTTCCTGGGAACCCGTCCGCGCTCCCGGTTCCAGGACTCTCGACTTCCGGATCCGGGACGATAGCCTCGACAGTAGCGACTGCGGTCGAGTGCCTCCCGGTTGCGTCGGTGATCCTGAGAGTGACGACATGGGTCCCCGGTTGCTGGAATGTATAGGACACCAGGGTTTCACAGTCCAGGACCCGACCTTCTACGTCGATGTTCATCTGTAGCGGCTGGGTACCACCGCCGCTTCCTCCACATCCGATCGCAGTCGCATACCCGACGGGAACGATGGTTTCGATATCGAGATAGGCACGGGGAGCCGACTCGATGGAGTCGATGGCTGATCCGAGTGCGTCCCCGAAATCGATTCCCGAGTCGATATCGAACGTGCTGCCTCCGGATCCGACCACGATCGGCTCCAAGGAGTTCACAAGATCTGCTGTCCCGATCCCGTACAGAGTGACCGGGAGTCCGGTTCCGGGTTCGGCCGACGCGTCGAGCGGAAGCGACGCAGCGTCGTCGGACGTCAATGTGTAGCTGGGGTGCGCGGTCGCCGGTCGCGGACCGGTTTGACCAGCATTACGATCGGCGTCCGGCGACACCTGCCTACCGAGACGCGCCGACGGAGTGGTGACGTCCAACGACGCTCTGCCGTTCAGAGCATCGACCAGGTTGGCGCTGGTGAATCCGGTCACCGGCTCGGGATCATGTGCAGGTGCGTCGCCGATAACGATGATCGAACGCACAGAATCTGTTGAGAAAGGCAAGGACAGGGCCTGAGCCACACCTGAGTACACCGCTTCCGGCCAATCCCCACCGCCGTCGGCAACCAACTCGTCCAAGCCTGCCCGAATTCGATCTCTGTCGTTGGTGAAGTCGACGACTGTACGGCTGACGAACGCGTCGCCATGGTCGCGGAATTCTACGAGTCCGATTCGGGAAGAAGGATTTGTGGCCAGAAGTCGCCGCGCAAGGTTGTCAGCTTGATCCCTCGCCTTGGCGATGAGTCCACTCATAGATCCTGTCGTATCGATGACGATTACGGTGTCGCTGGCCGCGTAGGAGGTTCGAGCCCTTTCCCTATATCGCGCACGTGCAATATCGACATTGGTCCGTAGAGCTTTCGCCATGAAGTCGATCTCGTCGACATCGCTTGGTCCTGCGCCGCTGCTGCTGTGGAATTTCACCCCACTTTCGAAATAGTTCTTGTGTTCGTCGAAGAAGGGGTTCGATGTGGCGTAGAAGTCGCATACCGGATCACGATCATGGCATATCGACGCACGTCTGAGGTTGGGGATCTGGTAGAAGCGGTCATGGCTCTCCTGCACGCGGCCATGCCCACGCCAGATCCCGGACCCGTTAGATCCGCTTCCGAAGACGCCATCTGCGTCCGGCTTCTGCATCGGGTCTCCGACTGTCATGACCGCTGTCACGACTCCGCGGGAGTCCATCGCCGAGGCGACCTTCCGCGCGACCGCAGCGCCCTGCGAGTATCCGAGCAAGATCATTTGCGGTGTGCATTCGGGGTGGATCGTCTTGCGAAACAGGTCGTAGGTAAGGATCGCGCCGTTGACGCCGGACGTGATCGAGCGTTCGAATGTGTTCGTTGCAGCTCCGGTCGGCACGTCAATCGCCTCGTACGAGGCATCGACACCGAGGACGGGGACATCCGCCATTTCCGGCGAATCGAAGTACGTCCAGCCCAGCAATCGGGATAGGGTAGCCCCTTCCCATCCGTCGGAGGAAACGTCGCCGTAGTACGTTTCTCCGATGGTTGTCTCGCCGCTGCCCCTCAATGCGACAATCACCACCTCGGGGCAGGGGTCACCGGGGGACGCCTGCGCTGTGGGTAAGAATTGGGAAGTGGTGATCGCGGCCGTCGT
This is a stretch of genomic DNA from Rhodococcus rhodochrous. It encodes these proteins:
- a CDS encoding cutinase family protein; its protein translation is MLGWTYFDSPEMADVPVLGVDASYEAIDVPTGAATNTFERSITSGVNGAILTYDLFRKTIHPECTPQMILLGYSQGAAVARKVASAMDSRGVVTAVMTVGDPMQKPDADGVFGSGSNGSGIWRGHGRVQESHDRFYQIPNLRRASICHDRDPVCDFYATSNPFFDEHKNYFESGVKFHSSSGAGPSDVDEIDFMAKALRTNVDIARARYRERARTSYAASDTVIVIDTTGSMSGLIAKARDQADNLARRLLATNPSSRIGLVEFRDHGDAFVSRTVVDFTNDRDRIRAGLDELVADGGGDWPEAVYSGVAQALSLPFSTDSVRSIIVIGDAPAHDPEPVTGFTSANLVDALNGRASLDVTTPSARLGRQVSPDADRNAGQTGPRPATAHPSYTLTSDDAASLPLDASAEPGTGLPVTLYGIGTADLVNSLEPIVVGSGGSTFDIDSGIDFGDALGSAIDSIESAPRAYLDIETIVPVGYATAIGCGGSGGGTQPLQMNIDVEGRVLDCETLVSYTFQQPGTHVVTLRITDATGRHSTAVATVEAIVPDPEVESPGTGSADGFPGTGSSAELPGTGSAERVFGR